A single region of the Anaerococcus urinomassiliensis genome encodes:
- a CDS encoding deoxynucleoside kinase, whose product MPVIVLAGMIASGKSTVSARLAKELGSKLMIEPVDQNPILPLYYKDKEKYAFLLQIYFLNERFKLIKEALTNNKNVLDRSIYEDELFTRINLMEGNISQVEYDTYADLLANMLEEIKDMPKKFPDLLVYLDISFDKFLDNLAKRGRDFEQIDLSTEKGQKDLAYFKTLHKEYQSWYENYSYSDKIAIDMNKYDVNCEQDWQEVFAMIMEAFDKSLCKEDK is encoded by the coding sequence ATGCCAGTGATAGTATTAGCGGGAATGATAGCCTCAGGAAAATCAACAGTATCAGCAAGACTTGCCAAAGAACTTGGAAGTAAGCTAATGATAGAGCCAGTAGATCAAAATCCCATCCTGCCTCTATATTACAAGGATAAGGAAAAATACGCCTTCCTATTACAAATATATTTTCTAAACGAGAGGTTCAAACTTATAAAGGAAGCCCTCACCAACAACAAAAACGTCCTAGATCGCTCTATCTATGAAGACGAATTATTTACCAGAATCAACCTAATGGAAGGCAATATTAGTCAGGTAGAATATGATACCTATGCCGATCTCTTAGCTAATATGTTAGAAGAGATAAAGGACATGCCCAAAAAATTCCCAGACCTCTTAGTCTACCTAGACATAAGCTTTGATAAGTTCCTAGATAACCTAGCCAAAAGAGGTAGGGACTTTGAGCAGATAGATCTAAGTACAGAAAAGGGACAAAAAGACCTAGCCTATTTTAAAACTCTCCATAAAGAGTACCAAAGTTGGTATGAGAATTACTCCTACTCAGATAAAATTGCCATAGATATGAATAAATATGATGTAAATTGTGAACAAGACTGGCAGGAGGTCTTTGCTATGATTATGGAGGCCTTTGATAAGAGTTTATGTAAGGAAGATAAATAA
- a CDS encoding peptidoglycan amidohydrolase family protein has product MKKINKTLLLASTLFVSQAVTLSENAYADEGYDLNVEVSTEESSDASLKEVQPISLDQVDSNEDSNEDITLSSENLDENEEAISENKDDYLDLEEEQAEEDTSIENEENTSIEKEENEDSETRQKEELTDEVNEESEEYEQRDDLVYYNDKNLDEILTMIDDVDAKTSENSQSVDNKSTDNQTTEDQTVTEETNINHKVYYAPKATGVIVEEKNTTKYYENNKLVKNAQVIVNDRFYNIDSKGNATNPKAYWTVMGANLYYSDETGHIVRGIKEIKNKKYYFNNDGILQLNRLLVTNESHYDIGREGEMVAPRNKWVTINSKKYYNDNNGKLLKGIAKIADKTYYFDNDGVLKTNKKVLTESRFYTVDGNGIATNRKNYWFNLGGKTYRTNKNGSIITGLFNEGNNTYVFDDQGVLFQNTSIIAGGKYYNIDKNGLVNNPKNSWVTYNGQKYHTNENGYVKEGVWKIDDKYYYFTSNGLTANKTITQQGVVYNVDENGIATKEDNNIPGEKSVDKVIEWMFNARANKLTYNMGAGRNTASQADCSSAVYRSLIYGGFLGKDAWVGNTETLFQMGTKGKVMYEVKESEIQYGDIFVAGRPGGSAGAAGHTGFILNPTDDTIIHMSYSKNGVAVTPRKGYMGDSRGLPIKYFRLVGGNSANTYLNKK; this is encoded by the coding sequence ATGAAGAAAATTAATAAAACATTATTGCTTGCCTCAACATTATTTGTATCTCAAGCTGTAACTCTTTCTGAAAATGCATATGCTGATGAAGGATACGATCTGAATGTTGAAGTAAGCACCGAGGAAAGTTCTGATGCTAGCTTAAAGGAAGTACAACCAATCAGCCTAGATCAAGTAGATAGCAATGAAGATAGTAATGAAGACATCACACTAAGTAGTGAAAACCTTGATGAAAATGAAGAGGCTATCTCAGAAAATAAAGACGATTATCTAGATCTTGAAGAAGAACAAGCTGAAGAAGATACAAGTATTGAAAATGAAGAAAATACAAGTATTGAAAAAGAAGAAAACGAAGATTCTGAAACTAGGCAAAAAGAAGAATTAACTGATGAAGTCAATGAAGAATCAGAAGAGTACGAACAAAGAGATGACCTAGTTTACTATAACGATAAAAACCTTGATGAAATTTTAACAATGATTGACGATGTTGATGCTAAAACTAGCGAAAATAGTCAATCTGTTGATAATAAATCTACTGACAATCAGACTACTGAAGATCAAACTGTAACAGAAGAAACAAATATTAATCATAAAGTTTACTATGCTCCAAAAGCAACAGGTGTTATAGTTGAGGAAAAGAATACAACAAAATATTACGAAAACAATAAGTTAGTTAAAAATGCACAAGTTATAGTTAATGATAGATTTTACAATATTGACAGCAAGGGTAATGCTACAAATCCAAAGGCATATTGGACTGTAATGGGAGCAAACCTATACTATTCAGATGAGACTGGTCATATTGTAAGAGGTATCAAAGAAATCAAAAACAAAAAATACTATTTTAATAATGATGGTATCTTACAATTAAACAGACTTCTAGTAACAAATGAATCTCATTATGATATTGGAAGAGAAGGCGAAATGGTTGCACCAAGAAATAAATGGGTGACAATTAACAGTAAGAAATACTATAACGACAATAATGGAAAATTATTAAAGGGTATAGCTAAAATCGCCGACAAAACATATTACTTTGACAATGATGGAGTTTTAAAAACAAATAAAAAAGTTCTAACAGAATCAAGATTCTACACAGTAGATGGAAATGGTATAGCAACCAATAGGAAGAATTATTGGTTCAACCTTGGTGGTAAGACATATAGAACAAATAAAAACGGCTCTATAATAACGGGTCTATTTAACGAGGGAAATAATACATACGTATTTGACGACCAAGGTGTTCTATTCCAAAATACTTCTATAATTGCTGGTGGAAAATACTATAATATCGACAAAAACGGCCTAGTTAATAATCCTAAGAATTCATGGGTAACATACAATGGTCAAAAATACCACACCAACGAAAACGGATATGTAAAAGAAGGTGTGTGGAAGATAGATGACAAATACTACTATTTCACATCAAATGGTCTAACAGCCAACAAGACAATTACACAACAAGGTGTTGTTTACAATGTCGATGAAAATGGTATAGCTACAAAAGAAGATAATAATATCCCAGGTGAAAAATCTGTTGATAAAGTTATAGAATGGATGTTCAATGCCAGAGCTAACAAACTAACATACAATATGGGAGCAGGTAGAAATACAGCCAGCCAAGCAGACTGCTCATCAGCAGTATATAGGTCACTAATATATGGTGGATTCCTAGGCAAGGATGCCTGGGTAGGCAACACCGAAACTTTATTCCAAATGGGAACAAAGGGCAAGGTAATGTATGAAGTAAAGGAATCTGAAATCCAATACGGGGATATCTTCGTTGCAGGTAGACCAGGTGGATCTGCAGGAGCTGCAGGTCACACAGGATTTATCCTAAACCCAACAGATGATACAATCATTCATATGTCCTACAGCAAAAATGGTGTAGCAGTAACACCTCGCAAGGGCTACATGGGAGATTCAAGAGGACTTCCAATAAAATACTTTAGGCTTGTAGGTGGAAACTCTGCAAACACTTACCTTAATAAGAAATAA